A genomic segment from Thermodesulfovibrionales bacterium encodes:
- the rpmI gene encoding 50S ribosomal protein L35, with protein MPKLKTHRGAAKRFKITGTGKIKRSRANKSHILTGKPAKRMRKLRT; from the coding sequence ATGCCGAAATTGAAGACTCATAGAGGAGCCGCAAAGAGATTCAAAATCACCGGGACGGGAAAAATTAAGCGGAGCAGGGCAAACAAGAGTCATATCCTCACCGGCAAGCCGGCGAAAAGGATGAGGAAGCTGAGGAC